The Fontisubflavum oceani genomic interval CCTCGTCGAAGAGAACGACCTGATAGGGCCGTCGCCGCACCGCTTCGGTCAGCTTGCCGCCTTCGTCATAACCGACATAACCCGGAGGTGCGCCGATCAGCCGGGCGACCGAATGCTTCTCCATGAACTCGCTCATGTCGATCCGCACCATTGCCTGATCATCATCGAAGAGAAACTCGGCGAGCGCCTTGGTCAACTCGGTCTTACCGACCCCTGTCGGCCCGAGCATCAGGAAGGAGCCAAGCGGCCGGTTCTCGTCATTCAACCCGGCCCGCGCCCGGCGCACGGCGTTCGAGACCGCGCGCACCGCCGTATGCTGACCAATGACGCGCTTGCCGATCTCCTCTTCCATCCGCAGGAGTTTCTCACGCTCCCCTTCCAGCATCCGAGACATCGGAATACCGGTCCAGCGCTCGACAACCGACGCAATCTGCTCGGGCCGCACGGCCTCTTCCACCAGCATCTCGTCTTCTTGCGCTTCAGCCTCGGCCAGATCTTTCTCCAATTGCGGGATGACGCCATAGCTCAACTCACCCGCCTTGGCCAAATCACCGGCGCGCTTGGCCTGATCCAACTCCGCCCGCGCATGATCGAGCTTCTCTTTGATGCTCCGCGCACTTTCCAGCTTATCGCGTTCCGACTGCCATTGGGCGGTCATCTCCGCGGATCTCTGCTGCAAATCGCCCAGCTCTTTCTCAAGCTTCTCAAGCCGATCTTTCGAGGCCGCGTCATCTTCTTTCTTCAACGCCTCCGCCTCGATCTGCTTTTGCAGAATATCGCGATCCAGCGCATCCAACTCCTCGGGCTTCGAATCCACCTCCATCCGCAGGCGGGAGGCCGCCTCATCGACCAAATCGATCGCCTTGTCGGGCAAGAACCGATCCGTGATGTAGCGCTGGCTCAATTGCGCCGCGGCCACCAAAGCGCCGTCCGAGATTCGCACCCCGTGGTGCAGCTCATACTTCTCTTTGATACCCCGCAGGATCGAGATCGTGTCTTCAACCGTTGGCTCTTCCACCATCAATGGCTGGAACCGGCGGGCCAAAGCCGCGTCTTTCTCGACATATTTCCGATATTCATCAAGCGTCGTTGCCCCGACGCAGTGCAACTCCCCCGGGCCAAAGCCGGTTTGATAAGGTTCGCCGCATCCATCGCGCCATCGGTTTTGCCCGCGCCCACCAGCGTGTGCATCTCATCAATAAAGAGAATGATCTCACCGGCAGCGGCACTGATCTCGTTCAAAACCGCCTTCAGGCGCTCTTCAAACTCGCCGCGATACTTCGCGCCCGCAATCAACGCCCCCATATCAAGGGACATCAGCGTCTTGTTGCGCAAACTCTCAGGCACATCGCCATCGACGATCCGCATCGCCAAGCCCTCGGCGATCGCCGTCTTACCCACGCCCGCCTCGCCGATCAGCACCGGGTTGTTCTTGGTGCGGCGGCTGAGCACCTGCATCGCGCGGCGGATTTCCTCGTCGCGCCCGATGATGGGGTCGATCTTGCCTTCGCGCGCAGCCTCGGTCAGATCGCGGGCATATTTGCTCAACGCCTCGTAATTGTCCTCGGCGCTGGCACTGTCGGCCGTCCGCCCCTTACGAATATCGTTGATCGCAGCGTTCAAGCTCTGCGCATTCACGCCACCGGCTTCCAAGGCGCTTTTCGCAGCCGATTTCACCATCGCAAGCGCCGTCAGCAGGCGCTCAACCGGCACAAAACTGTCGCCGCCCTTTTCGGCCAGTTTCTCCGCCTCGCTCAGCACTTTCGTAGTCTGACCATCAAGATACAGTTGCCCTGCGTCGCCGGTCACCTTAGGCAGCTTGCCCATCGCGACATCCAGCGCCTCGACAACCCGCGCGGGCTCGCCGCCGGCGCGCGCAATCAGATTGGAGGCGAGCCCTTGCTCGTCATCCATCAGCGCTTTCAGCACATGTTCCGGGGCCAGTTTCTGGTGGTCTTCACGCTGCGCAATTGTCTGGGCAGCCTGCACAAACCCGCGCGCGCGATCCGTGAACTTTTCAAAGTTCATCACGTCTCTCCTTCTCAAAGCGCTTGACCTTTGCCTCGCCCTCAAGCGGCACGACGACAGTTGCAAGCCTTGAGGGATAGATGGGAAAACACCGCGCCAATCTCAAGATTATTGCGGCAAATTCACCCCAAATTCCCGCGCCAAAGCCCGCGCGCGCGCCTGCATTGCCTTGGAGCGGTGGATCAGACCCTGACGGATACGCGCCTCCCGGTCGGCCTCTTCCCCCGCCGGCGTGATCCGGCAATAGGCGTCGAACGCCCAAACAGTCACCAACAGCTTGGGATGCCCCGCCAGAGGCACGATGGCCGCCCGGATCGGACGCGCCAGGTCCGGCGCGTGTTGAACCATCTGGAGAATATGCAGAATGGCGTCGGGCTCCGAAAGCTTCGGCAAGGCCGCAAAAGACAGCGTGAGCGCCCCCGCGGGAAGCCGCCCGGTCTCGGCCAGCGCTTTCAGACACCAGGTGGCGGCAATCTCATCCGGCCCTGGCAAAGCGGCCACAAGCGCGTCGACAGCCTCCGGCTCCATCCTTGTCTGAACAACCGCCTTAAGCGGCGCGGTACGCACCCCATCAGAGGCCCGAAGCGCCTCGGCGACGGCTTTTGCAGTCTGTCCCATGCGCCCAATAGTGCCGCATCCGATGCCGACGCGAAAGATCGCTGACCCAGAGGTTCTACGCCCTTGCGCAGATAGCTGACGGAATTTGTCAGGAGGCCCATGATAGGTTCCACGCGACGGCGACGAGTCAAAGGATCTGCCGATGCACATCATTCTTGGCGGAACGGGACAGGTCGGCTCGGCGACAGCGCGCGCGCTGCTCCAGGCCGGTCAAGCCGTGACGGTTGTGACGCGCGACGCGCAGCGGGCCGAGGCACTTGCCAAGGAAGGCGCTCACGTTGCCATCGCTGATCTGCGGGACCGTGATGCGCTCCGCGATGTCTTCCGATCGGGCCAGCGTGCTTTCGTGCTCAACCCACCTGCCGATCCATCGACCGACACCGATGAAGAAGAACGCCAAAACGTGGCTGCGATCCTCGCCGCTCTGGAGGGATCAGGGCTGGAGAAAATCGTTGCTGTGTCCACCTACGGGGCTTTCAAGGGTGAGCGATGTGGTGATCTCACGGTGCTCCACGAACTGGAAACACAGCTTCTGGCACAGCCCATACCCACGGCCATCAACCGTGGCGGTTACTACTTTAGCAACTGGGCCGGGATGGCTGGCATGGTGCGAGAGAGCGGTCTGCTCCCCAGTTTCTTTCCCGCCGATTTATCCATCGCAATGGTGGCGCCACATGATCTTGGTTTGGAAGCCGCGCGGCGGATGATGTCGGATGTCTCTGATATTGGGATCGAACATATCGAGGGGCCGGAACGGTATACGCCAAATGATGTGGCGGCGGCGTTCGCAGAGGTGCTGGGTCGCGAGGTTGAGGTGCAAGAGATCCCGCAAGATCAACTGGAAAACACGTTCATTCAGTTGGGGTTCTCGGAACACGCCGCCGCATCATATGCCTGCATGACGCGGCGCTTGATCCACGGCAAGATCGAGATGGTCAGCAAAGCAATCAAAGGACAAACAGGTTTGAAGTCCTATATCGCCTCGGCGCTGAAGGGCTGAGCAAAATCCGCTTAACTGACTGCGTTGGAACCCCGCCGGCTCCAGGTATCGGTTAGCGATCTACTCTAACCACCTCCTTTTGATGCGACCGGTTGGACCGTCACCAACAGCGCCGCGCCGGTAGAGACCATCCCTCAGGCCGATTTCGATATCTTCGCCCGCCAGTTCAAGAAAGATTTGAACCTTCCGCTCTGCCGAGCCGTCCTACAGGCAGAGATGAAGGAGGTCATTATGCCCCGTATCAGATTGAACACCGTGATCTACGATGCCCGCCGCCGGGGCTTTTCGGCGCTTGCCCGCATCGATTACGCCCCGCTTCCGCGCCATCTGGCTTGTTTCTGGCCCGGCCCGCAGGCAGCCGAGTTTTCCCTTATCAGCCAAGGCTTGGCCCACGCGGCGGCCCGCACCACACAGTGAGTTCCCTCTGGGTTGCGGCCTGTCCCGGCTGCACCCCATCCCGCAGATTAGGGCTTCTGTCTCGCCCGGCTGCTGCCTCAGACCCGGATTGCGGATCATCCCCCGCATCCGGGTCCTTTTTTGTCTGGAGCGATGGACAGCTTGATCGACCACCTCTAATCACGGCTCCGGACAAGTTGGGGGAATTGATATGAGTGATGACCGTCTAATCGTGGCCTTGGATGTGCCAGATGCGCTCTCGGGCCTGCAATTGGCCGAGCGGATCGGCGATGCCGTGAGTTTCTACAAGATCGGCTTGGGCATGTTGACCGGCGGCGGGCTGGCGCTGGCCAATGAGCTGAAACAGGATCACGGCAAGCGCATTTTCCTCGATATGAAACTGTTCGACATCTCCGCGACGGTCGAAGCCGCCGTGCGTGGATTGGCGCAGTTCGATCTGGATTTTCTGACGGTTCATGGCGATCCGCATGTGGTCCGCGCTGCGAAAGAGGGGGCGGCGGGCTCAAATATGAAAATCCTCGGTGTCACCGTGCTGACCTCGCTCAACCGCGCCGATCTCGACGCCTGCCTGATCCGTGATGGCGCGATCCCCGATCTGGTGGTCGAACGCGCTATCCGGGCATTTGACGCGGGTGCCGATGGCATCATCGCCTCACCGCAAGAGGCTGCGATGATCTGGGCGCTGCCGGAGGCGCAGGGCCGCTTGATCGTTACGCCAGGTGTTCGCCCGTCTGGCGCAGATTTGGGTGATCAAAAGCGCGTCGCGACCCCGGCCAAGGCGATTGCCGAGGGCGCGGATCATATCGTGGTAGGGCGTCCAGTCTGGCAGGCCGAAGACCCTGCCGCCGCAGCTCAAGCGATCTTGGCCGAACTGCCGTAAGACTCAGTTGTCGTTGATATCGTGGTCGAAGGTCCGCACCTGCCCGGTTCGGACCCCCAACCAACGGCGGAGCCCCAACCACGCCAAAAGCGAAAAGATCGCAAAGGCCAGGAGTGTCAGATAGACAGACGCGCCTACCCAGACCGCCACCGGCCCGCCCACCAGCAGGATCACCCCGACCAGCACCGCGCCGATGCCGAAGCCAAGGAGGACATAGCTCGGCAGCAACACTTCTCCGACAGCGAGAACCAGCCCCGCCGCCATCCAAGCCCACCATTCGCCGAGCAGCATCAGCCCCGCCCTTTCAACATCTGGAACGCCTTGCCAAAGGCATCCGCCGCATCCGCAGGGACAACAATCGTCTGCGTGCCTTGGCCCGCGGCGATCTGCGAGATGCCTTCGACTTGTTTCAGCGCGATATTGTACTGCACCGCCTCAAGCCCACCTTTGGCAATCGCTTCAGCCACCACATTGGTTGCGTATGCCTCCGCATCGGCTTCAACCCGGCGGGCCTCAGCGGCCTGTCTCGCGGCATAAAGCTCTGCATCCGCCTGCAACTCGACATCGCGCTTTTGGCCTTCCGCGCGGGTCACTTGCGCCCGGCGTTCTCGCTCTGCGTTGAGCTGCTGCAACATCGCATCGCGCGTTGCCTGGTCCAGCGCCACGTCGAGAATCTCGGCACGCGTCACCTCGATCCCCCAATCGTTCACCGCCGTTTCCACCATCGCCTTGATCTGGCCGATCAACTGGTTCCGGTTGGATTGAACCTCATCAAGCTCCATTTTGCCGATTTCCGCCCGCACGATACCCGCAACGGTTGTGGAAATCGCCGCATCCACATCGCGAATCCGATAGACGGTCTTTTCCGGCTCCAACACACGGTAGAAAACGCTGGTCTCAACCTGCAACAGCACGTTGTCCGAAGTGATTGCGTCTTGGCTCGCGTTGGGCAACTGACGCTCAAGAATGCTGACCTTATGGGCCACACGGTCCAAAAATGGGACAATG includes:
- the pyrF gene encoding orotidine-5'-phosphate decarboxylase is translated as MSDDRLIVALDVPDALSGLQLAERIGDAVSFYKIGLGMLTGGGLALANELKQDHGKRIFLDMKLFDISATVEAAVRGLAQFDLDFLTVHGDPHVVRAAKEGAAGSNMKILGVTVLTSLNRADLDACLIRDGAIPDLVVERAIRAFDAGADGIIASPQEAAMIWALPEAQGRLIVTPGVRPSGADLGDQKRVATPAKAIAEGADHIVVGRPVWQAEDPAAAAQAILAELP
- a CDS encoding NmrA family NAD(P)-binding protein, with amino-acid sequence MHIILGGTGQVGSATARALLQAGQAVTVVTRDAQRAEALAKEGAHVAIADLRDRDALRDVFRSGQRAFVLNPPADPSTDTDEEERQNVAAILAALEGSGLEKIVAVSTYGAFKGERCGDLTVLHELETQLLAQPIPTAINRGGYYFSNWAGMAGMVRESGLLPSFFPADLSIAMVAPHDLGLEAARRMMSDVSDIGIEHIEGPERYTPNDVAAAFAEVLGREVEVQEIPQDQLENTFIQLGFSEHAAASYACMTRRLIHGKIEMVSKAIKGQTGLKSYIASALKG
- a CDS encoding NfeD family protein codes for the protein MLLGEWWAWMAAGLVLAVGEVLLPSYVLLGFGIGAVLVGVILLVGGPVAVWVGASVYLTLLAFAIFSLLAWLGLRRWLGVRTGQVRTFDHDINDN
- a CDS encoding SPFH domain-containing protein, which produces MDFNQLLADLLGGNIVILLLAGFIILCIFLGIRIVPQSEQHVVERFGRLKSVLGPGINFIVPFLDRVAHKVSILERQLPNASQDAITSDNVLLQVETSVFYRVLEPEKTVYRIRDVDAAISTTVAGIVRAEIGKMELDEVQSNRNQLIGQIKAMVETAVNDWGIEVTRAEILDVALDQATRDAMLQQLNAERERRAQVTRAEGQKRDVELQADAELYAARQAAEARRVEADAEAYATNVVAEAIAKGGLEAVQYNIALKQVEGISQIAAGQGTQTIVVPADAADAFGKAFQMLKGRG